Genomic segment of Pirellulales bacterium:
TTACGGTGGCAATGGCGGCACTCGATCCTTCCACCCTGACTCTCCGGACTTGAAAGCGGACGGTATTTTCTTCGAGGTCGGCGCGAAATCTCGCCCCGTGGTCGACCAACGGGCCGTGCGAATCTCGGACATCGCGGATGGCACGAGTTCCACCCTGCTATTCGGCGAACGCAGTCACGACGACCCCAACTTCGATTCTTTCGCCAAGCGTGGCTGGGAACAAACGATGGGCGAATATGGATATTGGACGGCGTCGGGAGGCAATCTTGCCTTGGGTGATGTGACGCTAAGCAGTTTCGCCGAATTAAACTACCGTGTGCCCGCCACCTATGAAAACCGTGCCGAGGCCAATCCTGCGGCAAGTTCCGTTAGTGCCTTTCGATTTTATGCCGATCGGCGTCTCAGCGCCTTCGGAAGCAATCACCCTGGAGGAGCCAACTTTGCCTTGGCGGATGGGTCCGTCCGGTTCATCCATAACGACATTCCGCAGGAGTCGCTGCGTGCCATGAGTACGCGCAGCGGCGGTGAGCCAGTGAAAGTGCCTTGACGTCCGCTTAACGACAACAGTTCCGTATACCATCAACCATCGAGGAAGTCTTGATCATGAAAAACATGAACGTTCAATCCTGGACAATCGGAGCCGCCATCTGCATCGTCGGTCTGGCGGCTTGTTACCCATCGAGCGTTTGCGCTGCCGTCATGCATGTAACGGAGGACACCTTTATCGACGCGCGCAGCGACACCGCGAACTACGGCAGTGCGAACGGAATTAAAGTATTTGTCAATCGGATCGACCCCGAACCAACTCATGCGTTGATCGCGCTGCCGCCAGCGCTCGCTAGCATTCACGTTAGCGATTTGGCTGGCGTCAAGCTTTGGGTCTATAATTATGGATTTGCGTCGCTGTCCCGGCCCATTGAACTGCACCCGCTGACGAGCAGCTTTACCGAAGCCGGCGCCACTTGGTCCACCAGTGACGGCACCACATCCTGGGCGACCCCAGGCGGAGATTATAGCGCGAATCATGTCGATGTGGCCGCCCCGGTTGCAGACATGTGGTATGCCTTCGACATCACGTCGATGATGACAGGCGGGGCTCGCGCCGACCTGCTCAATCATGGTTTGCTCTTAAAGATCTTTGACGACACGGTTCCTCCCGCCACCACAACAGGACAAAACTTCGTCAGCAGCGACAACACCAGCTATCTGGACTTCCATCCGTATTTCGAAGTAATCACCATCCCCGAACCATACACCGATGTGTTGATGGTGATTGCGACGGTGGCCTTAATGTGCAAGCCGCCACGGCGCGCGAAAACTTCCTGAATCGGCCTGATGCCGTAAGCGCCTATCATCCCTTGTTAAATGCCGGCCGATGCACTTTCGAACCGCGCTCGGTAGGAAGCGCGCACGCCTCGATCGCTTCCCGATAGGCGCGGCTCCGATGCTTTCTCGTAGTCGGTTTTCCTGACACTCCATGCAGATGTCAAACTGTGACGATCTCGGCGGTCAGCGCCTTCAAATCGACAATCGCGATCGTGTGCGGATCTGCTCGATACAAAGCCCCTGGATTGACCACCCAGGTCGACCCGATTCGCTCATTGCGCGGCACATGGGTGTGGCCGTGGCAGACCAATTGATGCTTTCCCTCCGCAATGGTGCATCGCAACAATCGGTCGTCGTCTCCGTGCAGCAGCGCGATCTTTACTTCGTCGAGCTCGAACGAGTCAAACCGGCCGTGACACGTTTGGCCCGCGTCGTCAATCATCAACTGCAATGCTTGGCCGTGATCGCAGTTTCCGTACACAAACCGCGTCGGCCACGCGGCAAACAGCGGTACGATGGCGGTCGAGCCCACATCGCCACAGTGCAGTACGGCTTGAACGCCGAAGCTTTCCAGCATCCGCACACCGGCGCGGGCATTGTGGACGTGGCCGTGGGTATCGCTGATCACGCCAAGGAGCATTTACGCCGCTAAAGAGAAAACACGATAGAAAAATATCGATGATAATAATGTCTGAAAAGGCCCTGCCGAAAGCGAACTATTTGGCCGACGTACACGGAACGAAGGCGATTTCGCCGAATGGAATTCCCTTCGGCAGCTTTTCGGTTGCCTACCAAGGCCCCCATCGCCTGAATGCAGCGATCCGAGTATAGTGTCGCTGTCGGACGATATCTACCCGAATGTCACCCAGCGGAAGTTTCTGCTCCATGTCGACCACCGTTGCCCTCAATATCATACTGGCGATTGTTGCAATTATAGCGCTGGTATTTGTCGTTTGGTGGAAACGATCGCCGCTGACGCTCAAGCAATTATTCCTTTGGTCGTGCAATTATATGATTGCACGCCTGATTTGGAGGACGCGCATCATCGGCCAGTTGCCTGTGCAGGCCGGCCACGGCGCGGTGATCGTAGCCAACCATCGGAGTTCGGTTGATCCTGCGTTTATCCAAACTTGCATCCGTCGCGTCGTTTATTGGATGGTAGCGCGCGAGTATTGCCAGGCGCCGTACATCGGCGCCTTGCTGCGAGCCCTGCAAGTCATTCCGGTCGGGCGCGGTGGCATCGATACGGCGGCGACGAAGCGCGCGATTCGATTGGCCCAGGCAGGCGGAATCGTCGGCATGTTTCCCGAGGGGCGAATCAATCGCACCGATCAACTCTTGTTGCCCGGTCGGCCCGGAGCAGCACTGGTCGCCCTGCGGGCGCGCGTGCCGATTATCCCCGTGTTCATCTTCGATGCCCCCTACAACGGCACCGCCCTCGGGCCGCTATTCATGAGGTCGAAGGTCCGCGTAAAGATCGGCCGGCCGATGGATCTTTCATCTTACTTCGGCCGCGAACGCGAACCAGGTGTGCTGCTAGAAATCACCAAACGCGCAATGCACGAAATGGCCGTGCTGGCCGGCAAACCAGGTTTTGAGCCTCAAATGGCCGGAGCGCGCTGGATGCCTCGCCAGAACGCCACTCTCGGCGGCGGACACGCGAGCAGCAACGGCGATGCGACAGCAAACCACCGTCAGCCGTCGAAACTCATCTGATCGCCCCGGTTGGCACGGAACCAAGTTCGCGCTTAAAATACCGTCGGCAGCCCCTTCAAGACACTCGAATCCTGCTCGGAGTCGCCCCATTCCATGTCGCTCGTTCATCAACGTCTTTGCAAAGCCGGTTGTTGCTTGGTCGCCGTCGTCGCGATGGCCGCCCAGGCCTCCGATCGTACATCTGCATCGCCCGAGGCTCGGTTTGTGCCGCTGTTTAATGGCATGAACCTCGACGGTTGGCAGGGCGATCCCGATTTGTGGAAAGTCGCCGATGGCGTCATCGTCGGTTCGACCGACAACAAGAAATTGAAACACAACTCGTTTCTTGCGACGACCAAGCCGTACAAGAACTTTGTGCTCAAGGCAAAATTCAAGCTCCGCAATTATAACAGTGGCATTCAATTCCGCAGCGAGCAAATGGACGACTACATCGTCAAAGGTTATCAAGCCGACATCGCCGACAATCAGTTCATGGGCATTCTTTACGAAGAACGAGGCCGTGGCATTTTAGCCAATGTCAAGCCGGATGAAGTGGCAGCACATTTCAAGAAAGGAGACTGGAACCAGTACGTCATCACCACCGATGGCCCGCATATCAAGCTGCAGCTCAATGGTTTTACGACCGTCGATTACCAAGAAACGAGCGATCAAGGCGCCAAGCAAGGCATCATAGCCCTACAAATCCACGCCGGTCCAAAAATGCAGGTTGAATTTAAAGATCTTGAGATCAGGGAATTGCCGTAATGAACCGACGGGGCAATTACGGCGAGCGATGCCAACTTTCCCAATCATACGATCGAGCGTCGATTATCGTCAGAGATTGAGAAAAGATCTTCACGACGGTTTGCAGCGGCCAACTTCTCGTCGTTTTCGGCGGTCAGCCGATCGTGCTTACCATCCCACAATTTGCATGTTCGATGGGCGGCCGAATTTTGGCGGAGTGCATCTCTTGAGGAGCGGGGAGCATGGACGATTGGATATTTCGTTCGGGCTGTGCAGCAGAACGGTTCACCATCTGACGCATTCGGAAGTATCTGTAGCAGAGTGCGTTCGAATTCAATCCGAGCCGCAGGGACTCCGGCTTGGAGGGATCGTGGAGCGATTGGGGTTGGCGGACTCAATCCACACCGGCTCCCAGCCGCACCGGTTGCTGTTACGACAACGCCGTCATGGAACGCTTCTTCTGGTCACTGAAACACGAGTGGACGAACTATGAAACCTACCCCGATCTCGAAGCAGCGCGCCTGAGCGTGTTCAAATACATCGAAACCTTTTCCAATCAGGATCGTCTGCATCAGACGCTCAATTACAAATCACCCGATCAATGCGAAGCCGAATACGCCTCGACAACTGCGGCGTAAAAACTCCCCGCCGCTGTCCGAAAGTCCTGGGCTATTGCACGCTTGGAAATCCAGGGCAGGTTTCCACGCGGAGGATGCAACGGAATATAGGGACGAATGAACTCCCATTCATCATCCGTCAAATCACTGTCGTATGCTGCTCTCAGGGCTTGACCTCCTCGAATTGCGATTTTGCCCCAACGAAATCGTATCCAGCCGGTCCAGGCCCGGTGATGCTAGCGTTTGACAAACACCTTCTAAGCTTGCCGCACCCGCTATAATTCGTTCGAGCAACAGGAGTGACCGATGGTGGAATTACATGTTTTCGACCGCGCAGGCAATTTGGTTGGCCCCGTCGTTTCGCCGAAGCTGGTATTAAGCGATGCCCAGTGGCGCCAGCGGCTGACGCCGGAAGAATATCGCGTGCTGCGTAGCAGCGACACCGATCGGCCATTTTGCGGCACGCTTCTCGACAATCAGCAACATGGTGTTTACGCGTGCGCCGGCTGCGGATTGCCGCTGTTTTCGTCCGACTCGAAGTTTCATTCCGGCACCGGTTGGCCGAGCTTCTTGCAGCCGATTGCCTCGAACAATATCGTCGAGCGCTCCGATTCGAGCCACGGCATGGTGCGAACTGAAATCAACTGCGCCCGTTGCGACGGGCATTTAGGCCACGTTTTTGACGACGGCCCGCGGCCCACTGGTCTGCGGTATTGTACGAATTCCACCGCGATGAGATTCACGCCCAGCGACCAGCTCGCGATGCTGGCCGACCCACTAGCGGCGCAAACGACCGGCGACGACGGGACAACGGCGTCGGAAAGGTCGAGCAGGGCGACCGCAATTTTCGCCGCCGGCTGCTTTTGGTGTACGGAGGCCGCTTTCGAACAGCTCGAAGGAGTCGGCGATGTGGAAAGTGGTTACGTCGGCGGCTCGGCGGAAACGGCCCGCTACGAGCGAGTGTGCGACGGCGACACTGGCCATGCTGAGGCAATCCGCATTACGTACGATCCCCGATGCATCACTTTCGACCAATTGCTCGACGTGTTTTTCGATGCCCACGATCCGACGCAGCTTAACCGCCAAGGCGCCGACTCAGGAACCCAATATCGTTCCGCCATATTTGTTGCCAATGAGGCGCAACGTCGGGCCGCCGAAGCGAAAATTGCCGCACTGAACGAGGCGAAGGCCTTTCCTCAGCCAATCGTGACGGCCATTGAGCCGCTGATCACTTTCTATCCGGCCGAGCAGTACCATCAAGACTATGCTCGAAATCATCCCATGCAGGCATATATTCAGGCGCAGGCGATTCCCAAGGTATGCAAGATTCGCGAGAAACATCCGAGATTGGTGCGAAAAGTATAAGCGGAACGCCGGGCGGATCGCTCGTTCAAACTGGGGCGACTTGGAAACCCGCCGCGCAGCAACGGGAAATGGAAAAAGCTGGGAATTCAACTCCACCGCATTCCTCGCAACCGCGTCAGGTTACGATGCTCGGGCACCCGAATTGAAATAAGCTGACTCTACCGGAATGTAGGTGGAGGTTGAAGGTAGCCGTTGAACGAGATGGAAGCGAGCAAGCTTCGTAGGATTTCCGCTAGTACCAACCGCCAAGACGATGCTTGCTCCGCCGAACGCTTCGACCGCGTGAAGCCACACCTCCAAAGTAGAAGAATTCCAATTCTTCCAATTCAACGGCACTGGCAAGATGCCGTTCACCGTACGCTCAGTTTCGGCAGGCGCATTTTCCCACGGTCGGCAATACGGGCGCTGTGGTCATGGCGGAGCCTACAAGGATATTAGCGCTGGTCGACTCGGTTGGGGTGGCGGCTAGGCTTGGACGGATTCAACCTGTGGACTTTCTTCCATCGGCGGCGAGGCCGCATGCGATTTGCCGCGTGGAGCGAAGACCAGCACCGTCACCGCGCCAGCAACAACGATGATGAGGCCCGCATAAAAAAAGGGTGAGACAGTGCTGATTTCGCGGCCGGAGGTCAACATGACAAACAGCGTGTTGACAACGGGAGCGCCGCCAAAGACCAGAGGCATGACGTAAACCGGCTTGCCGCCAAAGGTAAATGCTAGAATGATACCCAGCGCGCCAACTGCGCCGACGGTGCCGCCAGCCAGACTCCAAACGGTTCCCTTAAAGGTCCAGTCGCCGTGGTCGCTGGTCACCGTTCGCAAGAAGAGCGGCAAAGCCACCGCGACGACGAAATAAGCCATCCCAACGCACATAAACGGGCGCATGCGGCTGCCGTGCATCATCGACTGGCCTTTGTGCAACAATGGTCCATAGACGCCCCAGCAAAAAGCCGCCATCGCGACGAATACTAGAACCAAGGAAAGCTGGACGAACGCCGAACTACTTTCCACGGTATGACTTGGCGACGGAGCCGATTGAGGCTTGTTGATCAGCACGGTG
This window contains:
- a CDS encoding DUF1559 domain-containing protein translates to MNARSLIGFTLIEVLVVIAMIGVLVALLLPAVQSAREAARRVHCSNQLKQLALAAQHYHATWNSFPPGVDRSTSKKQSLFVFLLPEMEDRSFYEQWKQPNADRAVLGATVLPGLVCPSDRIPNNPVQNKMSAKCYGLTSYGGNGGTRSFHPDSPDLKADGIFFEVGAKSRPVVDQRAVRISDIADGTSSTLLFGERSHDDPNFDSFAKRGWEQTMGEYGYWTASGGNLALGDVTLSSFAELNYRVPATYENRAEANPAASSVSAFRFYADRRLSAFGSNHPGGANFALADGSVRFIHNDIPQESLRAMSTRSGGEPVKVP
- a CDS encoding DNRLRE domain-containing protein — encoded protein: MKNMNVQSWTIGAAICIVGLAACYPSSVCAAVMHVTEDTFIDARSDTANYGSANGIKVFVNRIDPEPTHALIALPPALASIHVSDLAGVKLWVYNYGFASLSRPIELHPLTSSFTEAGATWSTSDGTTSWATPGGDYSANHVDVAAPVADMWYAFDITSMMTGGARADLLNHGLLLKIFDDTVPPATTTGQNFVSSDNTSYLDFHPYFEVITIPEPYTDVLMVIATVALMCKPPRRAKTS
- a CDS encoding metallophosphoesterase family protein, which produces MLLGVISDTHGHVHNARAGVRMLESFGVQAVLHCGDVGSTAIVPLFAAWPTRFVYGNCDHGQALQLMIDDAGQTCHGRFDSFELDEVKIALLHGDDDRLLRCTIAEGKHQLVCHGHTHVPRNERIGSTWVVNPGALYRADPHTIAIVDLKALTAEIVTV
- a CDS encoding 1-acyl-sn-glycerol-3-phosphate acyltransferase; protein product: MSTTVALNIILAIVAIIALVFVVWWKRSPLTLKQLFLWSCNYMIARLIWRTRIIGQLPVQAGHGAVIVANHRSSVDPAFIQTCIRRVVYWMVAREYCQAPYIGALLRALQVIPVGRGGIDTAATKRAIRLAQAGGIVGMFPEGRINRTDQLLLPGRPGAALVALRARVPIIPVFIFDAPYNGTALGPLFMRSKVRVKIGRPMDLSSYFGREREPGVLLEITKRAMHEMAVLAGKPGFEPQMAGARWMPRQNATLGGGHASSNGDATANHRQPSKLI
- a CDS encoding DUF1080 domain-containing protein, with the protein product MSLVHQRLCKAGCCLVAVVAMAAQASDRTSASPEARFVPLFNGMNLDGWQGDPDLWKVADGVIVGSTDNKKLKHNSFLATTKPYKNFVLKAKFKLRNYNSGIQFRSEQMDDYIVKGYQADIADNQFMGILYEERGRGILANVKPDEVAAHFKKGDWNQYVITTDGPHIKLQLNGFTTVDYQETSDQGAKQGIIALQIHAGPKMQVEFKDLEIRELP
- a CDS encoding IS3 family transposase, with protein sequence MERFFWSLKHEWTNYETYPDLEAARLSVFKYIETFSNQDRLHQTLNYKSPDQCEAEYASTTAA
- a CDS encoding bifunctional methionine sulfoxide reductase B/A protein, whose product is MVELHVFDRAGNLVGPVVSPKLVLSDAQWRQRLTPEEYRVLRSSDTDRPFCGTLLDNQQHGVYACAGCGLPLFSSDSKFHSGTGWPSFLQPIASNNIVERSDSSHGMVRTEINCARCDGHLGHVFDDGPRPTGLRYCTNSTAMRFTPSDQLAMLADPLAAQTTGDDGTTASERSSRATAIFAAGCFWCTEAAFEQLEGVGDVESGYVGGSAETARYERVCDGDTGHAEAIRITYDPRCITFDQLLDVFFDAHDPTQLNRQGADSGTQYRSAIFVANEAQRRAAEAKIAALNEAKAFPQPIVTAIEPLITFYPAEQYHQDYARNHPMQAYIQAQAIPKVCKIREKHPRLVRKV